The genome window TCGTAGTAGGAGGAACCGAATCATGTTTATGATTGAAGCAAAACGGATTATTATCGTTATTATTGGCGCATTATTAAATGCTGTTTCATTAAACTTCTTCTTTATTGAAGCCAATGTTTATGCCAGTGGCTTCACTGGTGCTGCTCAGCTTATAGCCAGTGTTTTTCAGGATTTCCTTGGAATTGGCATAAGTACAGGGATATTGTTATTTGTGTTAAATATACCAGTTTTAATACTTGGGTGGTATAAAGTAGGGAAGGGCTTTACATTATATAGTATTGTATCTGTAATGTTTTCATCACTGTTTTTACAAATTATTCCGGTTTTTGCATTGTCTGATGATATTATTCTCAATGCCGTATTTGGAGGGGTAATCGCGGGAGCTGGTGTTGGGCTGACGTTGAAGCATGGTGCATCTACTGGTGGATTAGATATTATTGCAATGGTATTGTCACGCAAGAAGGACAAGCCTATTGGCAGCTTTATTTTAGTCATTAATGCAGTTATTATTGTTCTATCAGGAATTTTATACGAACCAGAAAATGCGTTATATACAATGGTTGCACTCTATGTAACAACACGTGTAATCGATGCGATCCATACTCGCTATGAAAAGGTTACAGCTATGATTGTAACGCATAAGCCTGAAGAATTACAGCAGGCGATTCATAAAATTATGGTGCGTGGGATTACAATTTTACCTGCAAAAGGTGCATACACGAAGTCAGAGAAAAGCATGCTCTATCTCGTGATAACAAGATATGAGTTATACGACTTAGAAAAAATTATTCAAGAAGTCGATCCAAATGCTTTTACAAACATTATTGAGACTGCTGGAATATATGGTGTCTTTCGAAGAGAATAGATTATGACAGAGAAGGAGAGCGATCATCGTGAAATAATCGCTCTCTTTTTTGTTCCTTATGTACTTTTTTAATAGTTAGAAAGTATATAAACTTTCTTAACGAATAAGTGCATTAACTCTGTCTCCAAAAGGCTGGGGAACCCCCCTAGATTTCTAATAACCGTGCTTGGCGATTACTTCTTGAATACTTGATGTAATGTTTTCCCATTCTACATCAAATTTCTTATTTACGGTAATAAAGTTTTGGTAACCAAACACGTTATCAACACCATCAAGCTTCATTAAATCATTTAGTATCGCATGTTCACTCGTGTCACCTGGCATGACAGATACACTATTTGTTCCTTCAAAGATAATACTATCTGTTGAAAATTTCATTGCATTTGGATTTGGTGTAGGTTCAATACGAACGCCCATAATAAATCCCTCCTAATCATACTTACTTCTATAGTAGCAGAAATAGTATCATTTAAAAAGTATTAAAGGGACACCCCACTAAAGAAATAGCAGGATGTCAGCTTGGTAAATCAGGATTCCCTGGGTATTTTGCTGGTTACTGTTTTCGCTCAGCCTCAGCCTCTGCTAAAGTGGAACGATATGGAAATCGTTCAGCATGCTTTTTAACAGAATCAGAACCTTGCTGCGTAAATCTTCTTGATTTACTTCCTTTTCCCATGATGATTCCTCCTTCGAAAAATACATCAATCGAAATGAAAAACAGTACAAATTTCCAATAGAAACCGCTAAGAGAAGAAGAGTGAACGATTTTCCGTTCATTACTAGTATTGGTTTTCTTCTTAATTTATAAGCATGGAAACAAAAGGTAACTAGTTTGTTTTGACGTTGAGCTTCAAATATTCCTCAAGGAAAATCCCAATTCCATTCTGCTCATTTGTTTTGGTAATATGCTTAGCAAGTTTTTTTAAATTGGGTATTGCATTACCCATCGCAACTCCAACACCAGCATAGTCAATCATTTCTAAATCATTATCCTCATCACCAAAGGCAATAATCCGGTCTTTAGGTATGTCATAATAATGGGCAATCTTCTGCAAGCCAACCGCTTTATTCATGCCTTTTTTAATAATTTCAATGATATTCCATGGTGCTCCCCAATTTCGGTGCTCAATAAATTCTGCATGGTAATCATCTAAATGATTTCTTAACATTTCTATTTGCTCTTCCTTTGGCAGAACTAAGATAGAAGTAGGATCCTCTTGTAATGTTTGTTTTATATTTCCGATTTTGAATGGTGGATCATCTGGTGACTCTTGGTAAATCTCGATGAGCTTTTCATCATATTGTGCAAGGTAGACATCATCGATTACTTCAGCAAGTATATTATTTACATTTAAATCGAAGCATGCATCAATGATTGCATGTGCTGTTCGTATTGGCATTGGATTATGCAGTGCATCCCAATTCTTATTTGTTGGGTGATGAAGCAGTGCACCATTAAAGTTAACCATAGGTGTTTTTAAACCAAGTTCATGATAGTAGTTAATACTAGAACGATGTGGCCTGCCTGTTGCAATGACAACAATATGCCCTTCGTCCATCGCAGTAAGTACTGTCTGCTTTGTTTGTGAACTGATTACTTTATTATCAGTTAAAAGTGTACCGTCTAAATCTAAAGAAATTAAATGTCTGTTTTTCATTTCATTCACCTCATAGCACTAA of Oceanobacillus zhaokaii contains these proteins:
- a CDS encoding YitT family protein; its protein translation is MFMIEAKRIIIVIIGALLNAVSLNFFFIEANVYASGFTGAAQLIASVFQDFLGIGISTGILLFVLNIPVLILGWYKVGKGFTLYSIVSVMFSSLFLQIIPVFALSDDIILNAVFGGVIAGAGVGLTLKHGASTGGLDIIAMVLSRKKDKPIGSFILVINAVIIVLSGILYEPENALYTMVALYVTTRVIDAIHTRYEKVTAMIVTHKPEELQQAIHKIMVRGITILPAKGAYTKSEKSMLYLVITRYELYDLEKIIQEVDPNAFTNIIETAGIYGVFRRE
- a CDS encoding NifU N-terminal domain-containing protein encodes the protein MGVRIEPTPNPNAMKFSTDSIIFEGTNSVSVMPGDTSEHAILNDLMKLDGVDNVFGYQNFITVNKKFDVEWENITSSIQEVIAKHGY
- a CDS encoding Cof-type HAD-IIB family hydrolase; the encoded protein is MKNRHLISLDLDGTLLTDNKVISSQTKQTVLTAMDEGHIVVIATGRPHRSSINYYHELGLKTPMVNFNGALLHHPTNKNWDALHNPMPIRTAHAIIDACFDLNVNNILAEVIDDVYLAQYDEKLIEIYQESPDDPPFKIGNIKQTLQEDPTSILVLPKEEQIEMLRNHLDDYHAEFIEHRNWGAPWNIIEIIKKGMNKAVGLQKIAHYYDIPKDRIIAFGDEDNDLEMIDYAGVGVAMGNAIPNLKKLAKHITKTNEQNGIGIFLEEYLKLNVKTN